One genomic region from Leptolyngbyaceae cyanobacterium JSC-12 encodes:
- a CDS encoding putative Fe-S oxidoreductase (IMG reference gene:2510096241~PFAM: Uncharacterised protein family (UPF0153)) translates to MATWRCVERCGACCHLDPGDRPELEDYLTPEDLALYLSMVGEGGWCIYFDHETRKCSIYPNRPHFCRVETDVFRDLYGIEPEELNDFAIDCCRQQIEAVYGDRSLEMLRFDREVGI, encoded by the coding sequence ATGGCAACTTGGCGATGTGTTGAACGCTGTGGTGCTTGCTGCCATCTTGATCCAGGCGATCGCCCTGAGTTAGAGGACTATCTGACTCCTGAAGATCTGGCGCTCTACCTCAGCATGGTGGGGGAGGGAGGCTGGTGCATCTATTTTGACCATGAAACTCGGAAATGCAGTATCTACCCAAACCGTCCTCATTTTTGCCGGGTTGAGACAGATGTGTTTCGCGATTTGTATGGGATTGAACCCGAGGAACTCAACGATTTTGCAATTGATTGCTGTCGTCAACAAATTGAAGCAGTGTATGGCGATCGCAGCCTTGAGATGCTGCGGTTTGATCGAGAGGTTGGCATTTAA
- a CDS encoding putative membrane protein (IMG reference gene:2510096242~PFAM: Uncharacterized protein family UPF0016) — protein sequence MQRLFLSSTPSVANLSDSDLSELDVAQTLSLRENSPEAKVVSEAITPAESTVGFDEGVSTSSDRTFETPCITGKEPGCPPWRVLSSTFVTIFLAEIGDKTQVSTLLMSAEFHNPWTVFLGAGAALLATTLIGVWLGQWLSTRLSPRTLDVASGILLALISASLVWDVLQM from the coding sequence GTGCAACGTTTATTCCTATCTTCAACCCCGTCAGTTGCTAATTTATCGGACTCTGATTTATCGGAACTTGATGTTGCACAAACGCTCTCGCTCAGGGAGAATTCGCCTGAAGCAAAGGTTGTTTCTGAAGCGATAACTCCTGCCGAATCTACAGTTGGATTCGATGAGGGGGTTTCCACAAGCAGCGATCGCACCTTCGAGACTCCGTGCATTACTGGAAAAGAGCCTGGTTGCCCACCCTGGCGAGTTTTATCTTCCACGTTTGTCACCATTTTTCTGGCAGAGATCGGCGATAAAACTCAGGTTTCCACATTGCTCATGAGTGCGGAATTTCACAACCCCTGGACTGTATTCCTGGGTGCTGGGGCAGCTCTTTTGGCAACAACCTTAATCGGAGTCTGGTTGGGACAATGGCTCTCTACACGGCTTTCTCCTCGCACCCTGGATGTGGCATCTGGGATTTTATTGGCATTAATCTCTGCTTCTTTGGTTTGGGACGTTCTTCAGATGTAA
- a CDS encoding Photosystem II complex subunit Ycf12 (IMG reference gene:2510096240~PFAM: Photosystem II complex subunit Ycf12) → MGLITDIFGGINWEAIVQLTMVAAIMISGPIVIFLLAARGGDL, encoded by the coding sequence ATGGGCTTAATTACCGATATCTTTGGTGGCATCAACTGGGAAGCAATTGTCCAGCTAACTATGGTAGCGGCAATTATGATTTCTGGTCCTATTGTGATCTTCCTGCTGGCTGCACGCGGCGGAGATCTGTAG
- a CDS encoding ADP-heptose synthase, bifunctional sugar kinase/adenylyltransferase (IMG reference gene:2510096239~PFAM: pfkB family carbohydrate kinase~TIGRFAM: rfaE bifunctional protein, domain I) gives MTLDSTFVAKLAAAAERLSSLIDQFHQPRVMVIGDLCLDEFLTGQVERISREAPVLIIRHEHTRQVAGGGANAVYNLAKLGAQVKAVGLVGKDEQGKALCNIFEAVGINTEGILLDSDRPTVTKTRISGHARQSVTQQIVRVDRKSDKPASPELQAELADYIRQHLNSVDAIVCSDYGDGTLSAPVIAAALAHPLSVVDAQKNLKRYQGATIFTPNLPEAEQAIGYPLMKPSVPKSDLSLLRQGGQDLLQLTQAQQVLITRGEDGMSLFHTDGGEWHIPAFNRTDVFDVTGAGDTVVAALTLGLILGASSWEAAVLGNLAASIVVRQFGTATTSPAEMKAALHLLLEEFA, from the coding sequence ATGACTCTCGATTCCACCTTTGTCGCTAAACTTGCTGCGGCGGCTGAACGGTTATCTAGCCTGATTGACCAATTTCACCAGCCCCGTGTTATGGTGATTGGAGATCTTTGCCTGGATGAATTTTTAACCGGGCAGGTCGAACGAATTTCACGAGAAGCCCCTGTGCTCATCATTCGTCATGAGCATACTCGCCAAGTCGCTGGGGGCGGAGCAAATGCAGTTTATAACCTGGCAAAACTGGGTGCTCAGGTGAAGGCGGTTGGCCTGGTTGGTAAGGATGAACAGGGGAAGGCTCTGTGCAATATTTTTGAAGCGGTGGGCATCAACACAGAGGGCATTTTGCTGGATAGCGATCGCCCCACCGTGACCAAAACCCGCATCTCTGGACATGCTCGGCAATCGGTAACGCAGCAGATTGTTCGGGTAGATCGCAAATCAGACAAGCCAGCCTCCCCAGAACTCCAAGCCGAACTGGCGGACTACATTCGTCAACACCTCAACAGTGTAGATGCGATCGTCTGCTCTGACTATGGAGATGGCACCCTGTCCGCTCCTGTGATTGCAGCAGCGTTGGCACATCCTTTAAGTGTGGTAGATGCTCAAAAGAATTTGAAACGATACCAGGGAGCTACAATCTTCACACCTAATTTGCCAGAAGCAGAACAAGCAATCGGGTATCCGCTGATGAAGCCATCGGTGCCCAAGTCCGATTTGTCATTATTACGGCAAGGCGGGCAAGACCTGCTACAGCTTACCCAGGCACAACAAGTGTTAATTACTCGGGGCGAAGATGGGATGAGCCTGTTTCACACGGATGGTGGTGAATGGCATATTCCAGCGTTTAACCGGACTGATGTATTTGATGTAACAGGAGCCGGAGATACCGTTGTAGCAGCATTAACATTGGGGCTAATTTTGGGGGCTTCTTCCTGGGAAGCCGCAGTATTGGGCAACTTAGCAGCCAGTATTGTTGTGCGACAATTTGGCACCGCCACGACCAGCCCAGCCGAAATGAAAGCTGCACTGCATCTGCTTTTAGAGGAGTTTGCCTGA